A window of Solanum stenotomum isolate F172 chromosome 9, ASM1918654v1, whole genome shotgun sequence genomic DNA:
AAACTACCACTATAAAAACTACTAATTAAAGGGCTGAATTAACTAATCgacatatttttttcaaaaaaataataatagggACATGCCaaaacttttattaatatttttttaagaaccaAAGAATATCGACTAACAAGTGTTTTCTAGATTAAATAAATCTAGAATTATTGTTTTCctattatccaaaaaaaatatttaaaattaaaaatataataataactaggCTGTGAGAGGACGCCATTCTTCATCTTGATCATAACCACGAACCACAATTGCATAAATTGCATAAATAATTCCAGGAATATAACCTAGTAGGGTTAAAATCAAGCAAATCAAGAACTCACACTgcaaaaaaaaaggcaaaaataataataataattaatcaaaagtGATTAGCAAAATTTATTATGTTGAAAGAGATTGTAAGCATTTGATTCCACCTCTGATATTTGATACTTACATGACTAATTTAAATATGTATCGCGCAAGGTCTTTTAAAGGAAAAATGTCACATAAGGTCACCAAGCATGATGAATTAACTTAATATTGTTGAAACATTACTAGAACCTTTTCTTCAACGTGACGCCTTAATGATCGAGTGACAATTTTGATGGTCaatcaactttttttctttattatcaTGATTCTTAAGCAACATTGAATGGGTTTTTTGttacaaattataatttaatcaCGAACTATGACAATTGCATAAATGGCATAAATTATCCCTGGAATATAACCTAGTAGGGTCAAAATCAAGCAAATCAAGAGTTGACACTGCAAAACCAAAAGAAAGTAATTAATAAAAGTGATTAGCAAATTTTATTGTGTTTGAAAGAGATTCTAATTTCTAAGCATCTTTTTGTCACTAATAAGCATGATgcattttatatatatcaagTCAATTGTATATtgtaaagaaagattttttttaaaaaaaaaaattagtatataaTATTTGTAAGTATTTATATGGTTATAAATAATTTCAGTTGTGGATAAATTGAGAACTTAGAATTAAATCATCTTCAAAGTGAATTTCTTAtcgtatataattttttgtgaaCGAAGTTATCTAATATATTTGCTTGTGAATTCAATCAAGTACTTACTATTTCTcatcaaatacatatatcacATAACTCAGTCaatcaaaatatagaaaaataaataaataattttcttcacTATCATCGATTTCCCATGATTTTCACCTACCTTATTGACCAACCAATTAAGACACATTGGGTGCAACTTAAAAATACATGACATGAACAAtaacaaaattagaaatttcACTATGGATATTCGAGATTAATTAACTTATATATgtaatatcaatttttatatacGTATTATAATTTTCAACGAAAGGTATTCAATAATCGTTCTTGATCATGAACCGACAATAAAA
This region includes:
- the LOC125877662 gene encoding UPF0057 membrane protein At4g30650-like yields the protein MASRCEVFLEILLAILIPPLGVFFRHGCCSCQLLICLILTLLGYIPGIIYAIYAIVICEFLICLILTLLGYIPGIIYAIYAIVVRGYDQDEEWRPLTA